The following proteins come from a genomic window of Finegoldia magna ATCC 29328:
- a CDS encoding CD1108 family mobile element protein, whose amino-acid sequence MDKKLKKDFQKKIIRNRDAPEKNMDSKLVHSDDYTNKIIKNKDRFGDKISEKESKLIHENVLAKDQKQDKLKDFQKSKNKERIRKEFLDNKDKVEETKQTNLEIRTDESFKLDEELDVDFKKVNFESENSRNINSNKLTTDDISANAQPISNKKASSKRKVLKNYEDKLIHSKDKFQDKINEKESKRIQTSEDKPIEAEKSKRIYRKDKLVKDEVSKNDSNANIDKKRKQKLYQEKKFRDKEKISKEKDKENKLNEVDTDKTFDNPEFKDNNQEFIKDEKETSLKPSEQKKVNKKKTYYKRKNYESDKFTRKKIDDLKKEAKKATPKDSKKAQDVKDFISDKKIGELEKSKSKLKDNILKNKTKGSLSSGVLLSGAKSSELARDYLSSGSDNTGVESGEKVANVSSKLQHGIRKYKLDKKKKSLKKLSKLDKKIRKRKSKLEFKSGLEDLKKSDAYIKKNRFKKFYQRKQMKSMIAKKHETRLVDRVKKAILSLGKASKELIVRKSKMVLFLVIGLGLMLSIMIGGGSVGMSGLSNSVNSVMTTTYLSQDTVLSEVNQEFSSMEYDLQSQIESVKTSHPGYDEYIINKDGEIGHNTHELLSYITSRCGEVKSASEVKGILKELFDKMYKLDFKEEIEIRTRTVERTRYDSRGNPYTSYEKEEYEYKKLIVTLKKREMDEVVREIFKDYPDNVVHYEALLEAKGNMGDVFGSGNGDLGEIVDNPNFGNPGLAFDSATAKALFNEAEKHIGKRYVFGASGPSNFDCSGFVCWSFTKSGVKRMPRTTAWRIYKDYCNPVSPSEAQPGDIIFFHSTYNSGTPISHVGIYAGNGMMIHAGDPIQYTSINSKYWKSHFYGFGRPR is encoded by the coding sequence ATGGATAAAAAACTAAAAAAAGATTTTCAAAAGAAAATTATACGAAATAGGGACGCTCCTGAAAAGAATATGGATAGTAAACTTGTTCATTCAGATGATTATACCAATAAGATTATTAAGAATAAGGATAGGTTCGGAGATAAAATTTCAGAAAAAGAATCTAAACTTATTCATGAGAATGTATTAGCTAAAGATCAAAAACAAGATAAACTAAAAGATTTTCAGAAGTCTAAAAACAAGGAAAGAATTAGAAAAGAATTTTTAGATAATAAGGATAAGGTTGAAGAAACAAAACAAACTAATCTTGAAATAAGGACAGATGAAAGCTTTAAACTTGATGAAGAGTTAGATGTAGACTTCAAAAAGGTAAATTTTGAAAGTGAAAATAGTAGAAATATTAATTCTAATAAATTAACAACAGATGATATTTCAGCTAACGCTCAACCAATAAGCAATAAGAAGGCATCAAGTAAAAGAAAAGTTCTTAAAAATTATGAGGATAAACTTATCCATAGTAAGGATAAATTCCAAGACAAAATCAACGAGAAAGAGTCTAAGCGAATCCAGACAAGTGAAGATAAACCTATCGAAGCAGAGAAAAGCAAGAGAATATATAGAAAAGATAAGCTTGTTAAAGATGAAGTGAGCAAGAACGACAGTAATGCTAATATCGATAAAAAGCGAAAACAGAAACTTTATCAAGAAAAGAAGTTTAGAGATAAGGAGAAAATTTCTAAAGAAAAAGATAAAGAAAATAAGCTAAACGAAGTTGATACAGATAAAACTTTTGATAATCCTGAGTTTAAAGACAATAATCAAGAATTTATAAAAGATGAAAAAGAAACAAGCCTTAAACCTTCAGAACAAAAGAAAGTTAATAAAAAGAAGACTTACTACAAAAGAAAAAATTATGAGAGTGATAAATTCACTCGTAAGAAAATCGATGACTTAAAAAAAGAAGCTAAGAAAGCTACACCGAAAGATTCTAAGAAAGCACAAGATGTTAAAGATTTTATCTCAGATAAAAAGATTGGAGAGCTTGAAAAGTCTAAAAGCAAGCTAAAGGATAATATCTTAAAGAATAAAACTAAAGGAAGTCTATCTTCTGGGGTTTTATTATCTGGAGCTAAGTCTTCAGAGTTAGCGAGAGATTATTTAAGTTCAGGCTCTGACAATACTGGTGTAGAATCTGGAGAAAAAGTCGCTAATGTAAGCTCTAAACTCCAGCATGGAATAAGGAAGTATAAGTTAGACAAAAAGAAAAAGTCCTTAAAAAAGCTATCTAAACTTGATAAGAAAATAAGAAAGAGAAAAAGCAAGTTGGAGTTTAAAAGTGGCTTGGAAGATTTAAAAAAGTCAGATGCCTATATAAAGAAAAATAGATTTAAGAAGTTTTACCAAAGAAAACAAATGAAAAGCATGATAGCTAAAAAGCACGAAACAAGACTGGTAGATAGAGTTAAAAAAGCTATTTTAAGTTTAGGTAAGGCTTCTAAAGAGCTAATCGTAAGAAAAAGTAAGATGGTTCTATTTCTAGTAATAGGACTAGGTCTTATGCTATCAATCATGATTGGTGGTGGAAGTGTTGGTATGAGTGGATTAAGTAACTCTGTTAACTCAGTAATGACAACAACATACCTATCACAAGATACAGTTCTAAGTGAAGTTAATCAAGAATTTTCATCAATGGAGTATGACCTACAATCACAAATCGAAAGTGTAAAAACAAGTCATCCTGGATATGACGAATATATTATAAATAAAGATGGAGAAATTGGTCATAATACCCATGAACTTTTATCCTATATAACTTCAAGATGTGGTGAAGTAAAATCAGCATCTGAAGTAAAAGGAATTTTAAAAGAGCTTTTCGATAAAATGTATAAGCTTGATTTTAAGGAAGAAATCGAAATTAGAACAAGAACAGTAGAAAGAACTAGATATGATAGTCGTGGTAATCCCTATACTAGCTATGAAAAAGAAGAGTACGAATATAAAAAGTTAATTGTAACTTTAAAGAAAAGAGAAATGGATGAAGTTGTTAGGGAAATATTTAAAGATTATCCAGACAATGTAGTTCATTATGAAGCTCTTCTTGAAGCTAAGGGAAATATGGGAGATGTTTTTGGATCAGGTAATGGGGACTTAGGAGAAATAGTAGATAATCCAAACTTTGGAAATCCTGGTCTTGCTTTTGATTCAGCTACTGCCAAAGCCTTATTTAATGAAGCAGAAAAACATATAGGCAAAAGATATGTGTTTGGAGCAAGTGGACCATCTAACTTTGACTGCTCAGGTTTTGTATGTTGGTCATTTACAAAGTCTGGTGTAAAGAGAATGCCAAGAACAACTGCATGGAGAATATACAAAGACTATTGTAACCCAGTCAGTCCAAGTGAAGCTCAACCTGGAGATATTATATTTTTCCATTCAACATATAACAGTGGAACACCAATATCTCACGTAGGAATATACGCAGGTAATGGAATGATGATTCACGCAGGAGATCCAATTCAATACACATCAATAAATTCAAAATATTGGAAATCACACTTTTATGGTTTTGGAAGACCTAGATAG
- a CDS encoding VirB4-like conjugal transfer ATPase, CD1110 family codes for MKQRKKQISDLNLREKQLKKDRKEVRRLKTKKDPTNSLLSVLLKKEKKRFTVEDTIPYIRMLPEGICQLDEKNYSRTISFQDINYQLALEEDRDLIFNQFANFLNSFDPSVHIELSYVNQLGRNKDLQDAIKIADKGDFYDDVRKEFREMLKLQLAKGNNGLKKMKYITFTTEADNLEQARAKLNRLEVDILSNFKSMGVRAESLDGEERLRLVHDMLNPDKSFDFSYKDLKKKESTKSHVTPNIFNFAPANNFKFGKYIGAVSHFQILASELSDRMLSEFLDIDDNIYVAFHIDVVEQAEAIKLIKRKNTDLDRMKIEEQKKAVRAGYDMDIIPSDINTFGADVKSMLSDLQNRDERLFVVSIVMMNFARTNQKLENTIAQISSIANRHNCQVKRLSHQQEQGLVSVLPLGVNQVEIKRFLTSSSTAVFMPFTTEELFIDSANSLYYGLNALSQNLIMADRKKLKNPNGLILGTPGSGKSFSAKREMANAILVTDDDVIICDPEGEYSNLVKQFNGEVIKVSAKSKDYLNPLDINMNYGDGDAPLKDKANFIMSMLELVVGGSGLTAAEKSVIDRCLPKIYQKYFEDPKPENMPILGDLYDMLLSQEEGVGRKLATEMEIYVKGSLNVFNNRSNVDLNRQLLCFDIKELGTQLKKIGMLVIQDQVWNKVSLNRGSKSTRYYIDEFHLLLKDPQTASYSVEIWKRFRKWGGIPTGITQNVKDLLTSQEIENIFDNTDFVLMLNQASGDRDILAKKLKISPYQLNYITNSNAGEGLLFFGNTIVPFIDKFPKDTMLYKLMTTKPEEAK; via the coding sequence TTGAAGCAAAGAAAAAAGCAAATCAGCGACTTAAATCTAAGGGAAAAACAATTAAAAAAAGACCGAAAGGAAGTAAGAAGGCTAAAAACAAAGAAAGATCCAACAAATAGTCTTCTAAGTGTACTTTTAAAGAAAGAGAAAAAGAGATTTACTGTTGAAGATACAATTCCCTATATAAGAATGTTACCAGAGGGCATTTGCCAGTTAGATGAAAAAAATTATTCAAGGACAATTTCATTTCAAGATATAAATTACCAGTTGGCATTGGAAGAAGATAGAGATTTAATCTTTAACCAATTTGCCAACTTTTTAAATTCTTTTGATCCAAGTGTCCACATTGAACTTTCGTATGTAAATCAATTAGGAAGAAATAAGGACTTACAAGACGCAATTAAAATTGCTGATAAGGGAGACTTTTATGACGATGTAAGAAAAGAGTTTAGGGAGATGTTAAAGCTTCAACTTGCAAAGGGCAATAACGGACTTAAAAAGATGAAGTATATAACCTTTACAACAGAAGCCGATAACCTAGAGCAAGCAAGAGCAAAGTTAAATAGACTTGAAGTAGATATTTTATCTAACTTTAAATCTATGGGGGTAAGAGCAGAAAGCCTTGATGGAGAAGAAAGACTAAGACTTGTTCACGATATGTTAAATCCAGACAAGAGCTTTGATTTTTCATATAAAGATTTGAAGAAGAAAGAGTCTACAAAATCACATGTAACTCCCAATATCTTTAATTTTGCACCAGCAAATAATTTTAAATTTGGTAAATATATTGGAGCAGTAAGCCATTTTCAAATACTTGCAAGTGAGTTATCAGACAGAATGTTATCTGAGTTTTTAGATATTGATGACAATATTTATGTAGCTTTTCATATAGATGTAGTTGAACAAGCAGAAGCTATTAAACTCATTAAGAGAAAAAACACAGACCTAGACAGAATGAAAATTGAAGAACAAAAGAAAGCTGTTCGTGCTGGATATGATATGGATATTATTCCTTCAGATATAAATACTTTTGGAGCTGATGTTAAGTCCATGTTATCTGACTTACAGAATAGAGATGAAAGGCTTTTTGTAGTTAGCATAGTAATGATGAATTTTGCTAGGACTAATCAAAAATTAGAAAATACCATTGCTCAAATATCATCAATTGCTAACAGACATAATTGTCAGGTAAAAAGATTATCTCATCAACAAGAACAGGGACTTGTTTCTGTCTTACCTTTAGGAGTTAATCAAGTTGAAATAAAAAGATTTTTAACTTCATCATCAACGGCAGTATTTATGCCTTTTACAACAGAAGAGCTATTTATTGATTCGGCAAATTCTTTGTACTATGGATTAAATGCCCTTAGCCAAAACTTGATTATGGCAGATAGGAAGAAACTAAAGAACCCTAACGGTCTAATATTGGGTACACCAGGTTCTGGTAAATCTTTCTCAGCAAAGAGAGAGATGGCAAATGCAATTCTTGTAACAGATGATGATGTAATTATTTGTGATCCTGAAGGCGAGTATTCAAACCTTGTAAAACAATTTAATGGAGAAGTTATTAAAGTTTCGGCAAAGTCAAAGGACTACCTAAATCCATTAGATATTAATATGAACTATGGAGATGGGGACGCACCTTTAAAAGATAAGGCAAACTTCATAATGTCTATGCTTGAACTTGTAGTAGGAGGATCTGGTCTTACTGCTGCAGAAAAATCTGTTATAGATAGGTGCTTACCAAAGATATATCAAAAGTATTTTGAAGACCCAAAACCAGAAAACATGCCAATATTAGGAGATTTATATGATATGCTCCTATCCCAAGAAGAGGGAGTTGGTAGGAAGCTCGCAACAGAAATGGAAATTTATGTTAAGGGAAGTCTTAATGTATTTAATAATAGGTCAAATGTTGACTTAAATAGGCAATTGCTCTGCTTTGATATAAAAGAGCTAGGAACACAACTAAAAAAAATAGGTATGCTTGTAATTCAAGACCAAGTTTGGAACAAGGTTTCCCTTAATAGAGGAAGTAAGTCTACAAGATACTATATAGATGAGTTCCACCTTTTATTAAAAGACCCACAAACTGCTTCATATTCAGTAGAAATCTGGAAAAGATTTAGAAAATGGGGCGGTATTCCAACAGGTATAACTCAAAACGTAAAAGACCTTTTAACAAGTCAGGAAATTGAAAATATCTTTGATAATACAGACTTTGTTCTAATGTTAAATCAAGCATCTGGAGATAGGGATATTCTTGCTAAGAAATTAAAAATATCGCCTTATCAGTTAAACTATATTACTAATTCAAATGCAGGTGAGGGACTCTTATTCTTCGGAAATACTATTGTTCCCTTTATAGATAAATTCCCTAAAGACACCATGTTATATAAGCTAATGACAACAAAACCAGAAGAAGCTAAGTAG
- a CDS encoding PrgI family protein — protein sequence MAYVPIPKDLDKIKTKVAFNLTKRQLIGFSVAGLIGIPTYLFMKKYLPNDVSIIVMLIVTLPIFFITLYEKDTLTFEKYFKFFYLHKFYQPTKRIRKEAYIEAKKKANQRLKSKGKTIKKRPKGSKKAKNKERSNK from the coding sequence ATGGCATATGTACCAATACCAAAAGATTTGGACAAGATTAAAACAAAGGTTGCCTTTAACTTAACCAAAAGACAACTTATAGGTTTTTCTGTGGCAGGACTAATTGGTATACCAACCTATTTATTTATGAAGAAATATCTACCTAATGATGTTTCTATCATTGTAATGCTAATAGTAACCCTGCCAATCTTTTTTATAACCTTATATGAAAAAGATACCTTAACTTTTGAAAAATATTTTAAATTTTTCTATCTTCATAAGTTTTATCAACCAACTAAGAGAATAAGAAAGGAGGCATACATTGAAGCAAAGAAAAAAGCAAATCAGCGACTTAAATCTAAGGGAAAAACAATTAAAAAAAGACCGAAAGGAAGTAAGAAGGCTAAAAACAAAGAAAGATCCAACAAATAG
- a CDS encoding VirB6/TrbL-like conjugal transfer protein, CD1112 family: MFGIFDKLTEFFKDMLLGGIKANLESMFLDINDKVGVIATDVGKTPMGWNGEVYNFIKNINDNVIVPIAGLIITAVLCIELINMVMQKNNMHDTDTFEFFKYIIKMFIAVYLASHAFEFSMAVFDVAQNLVNKAAGVITTSATVSGDQIVAMVDTLKEKEIGELLMILVETSLVRIAIQCISLTITLIVYGRMFEIYVYSSVSSIPFATMGNKEWGQIGTNYIKGLFALGLQGLFLMVCLGIYTVLIRTVQITDIHASLFSILGYALLLGLMMFKSGTVAKSIMNTH, translated from the coding sequence ATGTTTGGTATCTTTGACAAGCTAACTGAATTTTTTAAGGATATGCTACTCGGAGGTATCAAAGCAAATCTTGAGTCCATGTTCTTAGATATAAATGACAAGGTAGGAGTTATTGCAACTGATGTTGGGAAGACACCAATGGGTTGGAATGGAGAAGTGTATAACTTCATAAAAAACATTAATGATAATGTGATCGTTCCAATAGCAGGTCTTATCATAACAGCAGTTTTATGTATTGAACTCATAAATATGGTTATGCAAAAGAATAATATGCACGATACAGATACTTTTGAGTTTTTCAAATACATTATAAAGATGTTTATAGCAGTCTACCTTGCAAGCCATGCCTTTGAATTTTCAATGGCAGTCTTTGATGTGGCACAAAATCTTGTAAACAAAGCGGCAGGGGTAATCACTACTTCTGCCACTGTTTCAGGAGATCAGATAGTTGCAATGGTTGATACATTAAAAGAAAAAGAAATAGGTGAGCTTTTAATGATATTAGTTGAAACAAGCCTTGTAAGGATTGCAATTCAATGTATATCTTTAACTATTACCTTAATAGTATATGGGCGTATGTTTGAAATATATGTCTACTCATCAGTATCATCCATACCATTTGCGACTATGGGAAATAAAGAATGGGGTCAGATTGGAACAAATTATATCAAGGGACTTTTTGCCTTGGGACTACAAGGTTTGTTTTTGATGGTATGTTTAGGTATCTACACCGTTTTAATAAGAACGGTACAGATTACAGATATTCACGCAAGCTTGTTTAGTATATTAGGATATGCTCTACTACTTGGACTTATGATGTTTAAGAGTGGAACAGTTGCAAAAAGTATTATGAATACGCACTAG
- a CDS encoding Maff2 family mobile element protein — MEFFTAGVGVLKTLVTAIGAGLGAWGVINLMEGYGNDNPGAKSQGIKQLMAGGGIVLIGIKLIPLLANALK; from the coding sequence ATGGAATTTTTTACAGCTGGAGTTGGAGTTTTAAAGACACTTGTAACTGCAATTGGTGCAGGTTTAGGAGCATGGGGAGTTATTAACTTAATGGAAGGTTATGGTAATGATAACCCTGGTGCTAAATCTCAAGGTATTAAGCAGCTTATGGCTGGTGGGGGAATTGTACTAATCGGTATTAAATTAATTCCACTACTTGCAAATGCTTTAAAATAG
- a CDS encoding PIN-like domain-containing protein — MNYEKFKKIINRKTSIIVLDTNVILDLARYSLYSSKNILEIFKECKDLIWIPNQVYKEFNKNKYSVFGQLKKKYQNFEKDLLRVIERSQKNLESVLIKSSKYNYFGRKNLENDLNNKLVELKQIIKSYKNSVGIEYDEITTDSPEIIKDIDNLISYLEKNNRIGNRIRFSEQLKIIREGELRYKYKIPPGYEDINKDGVEKFGDLFVWKEILDLPVEKSVKDIIFITNDIKEDWWSKDSQDNLVVHDKLLSEFKEKNPNVNIEFLTTGMFQNFASKVYDRYDFNVYVDLNRKDVSYVERVKQDISNDIVDSIYNNNYYYLESYVIGSEGIEELDINNCEFNEILDTYEEFTDEIVSITYELEYLINLSCVSFDYWGRDDDTKEVIQSPPIEQEFSGSVIVNVTRLINKDDIEEDSFYINNDKEYTDIEIIEIQIDQDSINKNEEDYDDSYLEEENYNNDYAFICSKCGKGFKDRREDVGGICRDCSFND; from the coding sequence TTGAATTATGAAAAATTTAAAAAAATAATAAATAGAAAAACTTCTATAATAGTATTAGATACAAATGTAATACTTGACTTAGCTCGATATTCATTATACAGTAGCAAAAACATATTAGAAATTTTCAAGGAGTGTAAGGATTTAATATGGATTCCGAATCAAGTGTATAAAGAATTTAATAAAAATAAATATAGCGTATTCGGACAATTGAAAAAAAAGTATCAAAATTTTGAAAAAGATTTACTAAGAGTAATTGAAAGGAGTCAAAAAAATTTAGAGAGTGTCTTGATTAAATCATCTAAATATAATTATTTTGGAAGAAAAAATTTGGAGAATGATTTAAATAACAAGTTAGTTGAATTAAAACAAATAATCAAATCTTATAAAAATAGTGTTGGTATTGAATATGATGAAATAACAACAGATTCTCCTGAAATAATTAAAGATATAGATAATCTTATTTCATATTTAGAAAAAAATAATAGGATAGGTAATAGGATAAGGTTTAGTGAACAATTAAAAATTATTAGAGAGGGTGAACTTAGGTATAAATATAAAATTCCGCCTGGATATGAGGACATTAATAAAGATGGAGTTGAAAAATTTGGAGATTTATTTGTTTGGAAAGAGATATTAGATTTACCAGTTGAAAAATCAGTAAAAGATATTATTTTTATTACGAATGATATAAAAGAAGACTGGTGGAGTAAGGATAGTCAAGATAATTTAGTAGTTCACGATAAATTATTAAGTGAATTTAAAGAAAAAAATCCAAATGTAAATATTGAATTTTTAACAACAGGAATGTTTCAGAATTTCGCTTCAAAAGTATATGATAGATATGATTTTAATGTTTATGTAGATTTAAATAGAAAAGATGTGTCATATGTAGAAAGAGTAAAACAAGATATTTCTAATGATATAGTTGACAGTATTTATAATAACAACTATTATTATCTAGAATCGTATGTTATTGGAAGTGAGGGTATTGAAGAATTAGATATAAATAATTGTGAATTCAATGAGATATTAGATACTTATGAAGAGTTTACAGACGAGATTGTTAGTATAACTTATGAGCTAGAATATTTAATAAATTTAAGTTGTGTATCCTTTGATTATTGGGGACGTGATGATGATACAAAAGAAGTCATACAATCACCACCAATAGAACAAGAATTTAGTGGAAGTGTCATAGTTAATGTCACAAGATTAATTAATAAAGATGATATCGAAGAAGATTCTTTTTATATTAATAATGATAAAGAATATACAGATATTGAAATAATTGAAATTCAGATAGATCAAGATTCTATAAACAAAAATGAAGAAGACTACGATGACTCTTATTTAGAAGAGGAGAATTACAATAATGATTATGCATTTATTTGCTCTAAATGTGGAAAGGGATTTAAGGATAGGCGAGAAGATGTAGGTGGTATTTGTCGAGATTGTTCATTTAATGATTAA
- a CDS encoding ClbS/DfsB family four-helix bundle protein — protein MRSYESKEELKNEIKKTFGKYISEFDNIPEELKDKRVDQVDRTPAENLAYQVGWTTLVLKWEEDEKKGIEVKTPSDKFKWNQLGELYQWFTDTYAHKSLKELKEQLSQNIEDIYSLIDNLTEEELFKPHMRKWADEATKTATWEVYKFIHVNTVAPFGTFRTKIRKWKKLNNFVNVIK, from the coding sequence ATGAGGTCTTATGAAAGTAAGGAAGAATTAAAAAATGAGATAAAGAAAACTTTTGGAAAATATATTTCAGAGTTTGATAATATCCCAGAAGAATTAAAAGATAAAAGAGTAGATCAAGTTGATAGGACACCAGCTGAAAATCTTGCCTATCAAGTAGGTTGGACAACTTTAGTTTTGAAATGGGAAGAAGATGAAAAAAAGGGAATTGAGGTTAAAACGCCATCTGACAAATTTAAGTGGAATCAACTTGGAGAATTGTATCAATGGTTTACAGATACCTATGCTCATAAATCGTTAAAGGAATTAAAAGAACAACTATCACAGAATATAGAAGATATTTACTCTTTGATAGATAATCTTACAGAGGAAGAATTATTTAAACCACATATGAGAAAATGGGCAGATGAAGCAACAAAAACTGCAACTTGGGAAGTATATAAATTTATCCATGTAAATACAGTAGCACCATTTGGAACATTTAGGACTAAGATTAGAAAATGGAAAAAACTTAATAATTTTGTGAATGTAATTAAATAA
- a CDS encoding transposon-encoded TnpW family protein, with the protein MQENKNEQNTGTKTIKKIGKVTYEVVVHFNENATETMQDKLKRIMLREMEMEKHQKGDKND; encoded by the coding sequence ATGCAAGAAAATAAAAATGAACAGAATACAGGAACAAAGACGATAAAGAAAATTGGGAAAGTAACCTATGAGGTTGTTGTCCACTTTAATGAAAATGCAACGGAAACCATGCAAGACAAATTAAAACGCATAATGCTTAGAGAAATGGAGATGGAAAAACATCAAAAAGGCGATAAAAATGATTAG
- a CDS encoding ORF6N domain-containing protein, with product MADENKEIVIVDDKTIQEKIYFIRGQKVMLDADLAEIYGYETKNFNRQVKNNIEKFEGEDFMFQLTENEFENLRCKNFTSSWGGSRYLPNAFTEQGIYMLMTVLRGELAIRQSRALIRTFKQMKDFIIENQDFIGSKELVQIAIQTNQNTNDIAEIKSQMATKEDLKKVMDNFIDPDTYKHFLLMNGDKIEADVAYTKIYKSAKKSIYVIDNYIGLKTLELLRAAKDNVEIIVFSDNVKNKDMLTKNILNDFRRDYPNINLKMKVAGKKYHDRYIAIDYGTENEAFYLCGASSKDAGNKISSITKIEESSKDMYHTMFGGMLNNKNLKI from the coding sequence ATGGCAGATGAAAATAAAGAGATAGTTATTGTAGATGATAAAACTATACAAGAAAAAATATATTTCATTCGTGGACAAAAAGTAATGCTTGATGCAGATTTAGCTGAAATATATGGTTATGAAACTAAAAACTTTAATAGACAGGTAAAAAATAATATTGAAAAGTTTGAAGGCGAAGATTTTATGTTTCAATTGACCGAGAATGAGTTTGAAAACTTGAGGTGCAAAAATTTCACCTCAAGTTGGGGCGGCTCAAGGTACCTACCAAATGCCTTTACGGAACAAGGTATTTATATGCTTATGACTGTATTAAGGGGAGAACTTGCGATTAGGCAAAGCAGAGCCTTAATTAGAACATTTAAGCAGATGAAAGACTTCATTATTGAAAATCAAGATTTTATCGGTTCAAAAGAATTAGTCCAAATAGCTATTCAAACCAACCAAAACACAAATGATATTGCAGAAATAAAATCTCAAATGGCTACTAAAGAAGATTTGAAAAAAGTAATGGATAATTTTATCGATCCGGACACTTACAAGCATTTCCTTTTGATGAATGGAGATAAGATTGAAGCGGATGTTGCCTATACAAAAATATATAAGTCAGCAAAGAAAAGCATTTATGTAATAGATAACTATATAGGCTTGAAAACCTTAGAATTATTAAGAGCTGCAAAAGACAATGTTGAAATTATAGTCTTTAGCGACAATGTGAAAAATAAAGATATGCTTACAAAAAACATCCTAAATGATTTTAGAAGAGATTATCCAAATATCAACTTAAAAATGAAGGTTGCAGGCAAAAAATATCACGATAGATATATTGCAATAGACTATGGAACAGAAAATGAAGCCTTTTATCTTTGCGGAGCTTCATCAAAGGACGCAGGAAATAAAATATCAAGTATTACCAAGATAGAAGAATCCTCTAAGGATATGTATCATACAATGTTTGGTGGAATGTTAAACAATAAGAATTTGAAAATTTAA